A genomic window from Streptomyces sp. HUAS YS2 includes:
- a CDS encoding glucose 1-dehydrogenase, with the protein MTLESGRFDGRTYIVTGGGSGIGRAIAQALADAGARVAVAGRTAERLDETVALIEKAGGEALAVPTDVRDPEAVDALVSAAAERFGRLDGLVNNAAGNFVVPGIDLSPGGWRAVVDIVLNGSYYCTRAVARRLREQGTGGSVLSVIASYAWHGHPGTVHSAAAKAGVLAMTRTLAVELAPLGIRLNCIAPGPTETAGAGAALWATQEAREEVLATVPAGRFADPAEIANASLFLLGDGASYLTGECLTVDGGQWLGKQVYGRTSA; encoded by the coding sequence ATGACCCTGGAGTCCGGTCGCTTCGACGGCCGCACGTACATCGTGACCGGCGGCGGCAGCGGCATCGGCCGCGCCATCGCGCAGGCGCTGGCCGATGCGGGCGCGCGCGTCGCCGTCGCGGGCCGCACCGCCGAGCGGCTCGACGAGACCGTGGCGCTGATCGAGAAGGCCGGCGGGGAGGCCCTCGCCGTACCGACGGACGTCCGCGACCCGGAGGCCGTGGACGCGCTGGTGAGCGCGGCGGCCGAGCGGTTCGGCCGGCTGGACGGACTCGTCAACAACGCGGCGGGCAACTTCGTCGTGCCCGGCATCGACCTGTCGCCGGGCGGCTGGCGGGCCGTCGTCGACATCGTCCTCAACGGCTCGTACTACTGCACCCGTGCCGTCGCCCGCAGGCTCCGCGAGCAGGGCACCGGCGGCTCGGTCCTCTCCGTCATCGCCAGCTACGCCTGGCACGGCCACCCGGGCACCGTCCACTCGGCCGCGGCGAAGGCCGGCGTCCTGGCCATGACCCGGACGCTCGCCGTGGAACTCGCCCCGCTGGGCATCCGCCTGAACTGCATCGCCCCCGGCCCGACGGAGACCGCCGGCGCCGGGGCGGCCCTGTGGGCCACCCAGGAGGCCCGCGAGGAGGTCCTGGCCACGGTCCCGGCGGGCCGGTTCGCCGACCCGGCGGAGATCGCGAACGCGTCGCTGTTCCTGCTCGGCGACGGAGCCTCGTACCTGACCGGCGAATGCCTGACGGTGGACGGCGGCCAGTGGCTGGGCAAGCAGGTGTACGGCCGGACGAGCGCCTAG
- a CDS encoding GNAT family N-acetyltransferase has translation MTTSTLRTARLFLEPYRPEDEDHFVGLFADERVARWMGNAPRGDAEERALFGRIFSKVYAQDLFDVWAVRRDGRFVGHAELKRTDDVDGHELVYALAHDSWGAGLGTEIAGALADYGFDVLGLPAVHATVAEENQASLVLLGRLGFRHVRDIQEDDGTVTRVLTLGRPA, from the coding sequence ATGACGACGTCGACGCTGCGCACCGCCCGCCTGTTCCTGGAGCCCTACCGCCCCGAGGACGAGGACCACTTCGTCGGGCTGTTCGCGGACGAGCGCGTCGCGCGGTGGATGGGGAACGCGCCCCGGGGCGACGCCGAGGAACGGGCCCTGTTCGGGCGGATCTTCAGCAAGGTGTACGCCCAGGACCTGTTCGACGTCTGGGCGGTGCGCCGGGACGGCCGCTTCGTCGGCCACGCGGAGCTCAAGCGCACGGACGACGTCGACGGCCACGAACTGGTCTACGCGCTCGCCCACGACAGCTGGGGTGCCGGGCTCGGCACGGAGATCGCCGGGGCGCTGGCCGACTACGGCTTCGACGTCCTCGGACTGCCGGCCGTGCACGCGACGGTGGCCGAGGAGAACCAGGCGTCCCTGGTGCTCCTCGGCCGGCTCGGCTTCCGTCATGTGCGGGACATCCAGGAGGACGACGGCACGGTCACCCGTGTCCTCACCCTCGGCCGCCCCGCCTGA
- a CDS encoding APC family permease — translation MTQAPVTSSRAHEPAPETPDLSEGWDEQRGRLRKELRRFDVLLFLICTLVGLDTIGSVAAQGPQGLTWMAILALFFFLPYGLLVAELGSAFPVQGGPYVWTRLAFGRLTAGLNQILYWISNPVWVGGSLCIIALTTWEEFFTPLPGLWKYAAGLVFIWGGALAVVQSVRVGKWVPIAGAIARIVLLGFFLVSVVVFALQNGVHALPASEFTPTYAGFVALVPVLIFNYVGFELPSSAAEEMRNPRRDIPLAILRSGLASLLLYGGPILGILFVLPSERIGSLGGFIDACKAVFTVYGGSIAADGTVTLTGAGAVLGGIAAAGLIIGLLTSGVTWAMGAHRAQAVACADGAGPAWLGTISEKHGTPVRVNLLSAVLASILLVVALNLTEGDGEKYFAAGLGLTICTTFISYVITFPSLLVLRRKYPDTPRPYAVPGGRAGAWTVTVLATCLVAFTVVVLIWPGFGVGWFGTEGSAADSLPEAFAGQRLAYTLSQVVPLLVIAAIGLVFYAMGAKTRRTKS, via the coding sequence GTGACCCAAGCACCCGTCACCTCCAGCAGAGCCCATGAGCCCGCCCCCGAGACCCCCGACCTCTCCGAGGGCTGGGACGAACAGCGCGGCAGGCTCCGCAAGGAGCTGCGCCGCTTCGACGTCCTGCTGTTCCTCATCTGCACCCTCGTCGGCCTCGACACGATCGGCTCGGTCGCGGCGCAGGGCCCGCAGGGCCTGACCTGGATGGCCATTCTCGCGCTGTTCTTCTTCCTCCCGTACGGGCTCCTGGTCGCCGAACTCGGCTCCGCCTTCCCCGTCCAGGGCGGCCCGTACGTGTGGACCCGGCTGGCCTTCGGCCGGCTCACCGCGGGCCTCAACCAGATCCTCTACTGGATATCCAACCCGGTCTGGGTGGGCGGCAGTCTCTGCATCATCGCCCTGACCACCTGGGAAGAGTTCTTCACCCCGCTGCCGGGCCTGTGGAAGTACGCCGCCGGGCTCGTGTTCATCTGGGGCGGCGCGCTCGCCGTCGTCCAGTCCGTGCGGGTCGGCAAGTGGGTGCCGATCGCGGGGGCGATCGCGCGGATCGTGCTGCTCGGCTTCTTCCTCGTCTCCGTCGTCGTCTTCGCCCTGCAGAACGGCGTGCACGCCCTCCCCGCGAGCGAGTTCACGCCGACGTACGCCGGATTCGTCGCCCTCGTGCCCGTCCTGATCTTCAACTACGTCGGCTTCGAACTGCCCAGCTCCGCCGCCGAGGAGATGCGCAACCCGCGCCGCGACATCCCGCTCGCGATCCTCCGCTCCGGCCTGGCCTCCCTGCTGCTGTACGGCGGCCCCATCCTCGGCATCCTCTTCGTCCTGCCGAGCGAGCGGATCGGCAGCCTCGGCGGCTTCATCGACGCGTGCAAGGCCGTCTTCACGGTGTACGGCGGTTCCATCGCCGCCGACGGCACGGTGACCCTCACCGGAGCGGGCGCGGTGCTCGGCGGGATCGCCGCGGCGGGCCTCATCATCGGCCTGCTCACCTCCGGCGTGACCTGGGCGATGGGCGCGCACCGCGCCCAGGCGGTGGCCTGCGCCGACGGTGCCGGGCCGGCCTGGCTCGGCACCATCTCCGAGAAGCACGGCACGCCGGTGCGGGTGAACCTGCTCTCCGCGGTCCTCGCCTCGATCCTGCTCGTTGTCGCGCTCAACCTCACCGAGGGCGACGGCGAGAAGTACTTCGCCGCGGGCCTCGGCCTGACCATCTGCACGACGTTCATCTCCTACGTGATCACCTTCCCGAGCCTGCTGGTGCTGCGCCGCAAGTACCCGGACACGCCGCGGCCGTACGCCGTCCCGGGCGGGCGTGCGGGCGCGTGGACGGTCACCGTGCTCGCGACATGCCTGGTCGCCTTCACGGTGGTGGTACTGATCTGGCCGGGCTTCGGCGTGGGCTGGTTCGGGACGGAGGGCTCGGCGGCGGACTCGCTGCCGGAGGCGTTCGCCGGGCAGCGGCTGGCCTACACACTGAGCCAGGTCGTCCCGCTGCTCGTCATCGCGGCGATCGGCCTCGTCTTCTACGCGATGGGCGCGAAGACGCGCCGCACGAAGAGCTGA
- a CDS encoding TetR/AcrR family transcriptional regulator: MARVRMSVEERREDILRVAVEQIEARGVSNVRIADVAKELGVSNSLVLYHFSTKELLVAEAFAHAAEGDLAKLRTLLGKPRTSATRRLRSAVRWYAPTGQAKGWRLWIEGWAAALREPALRKVTHDLDQQWKAAIAEVVAEGVAAGEFVCDRPDEAAVRLTALLDGLAVQTTSYRGPLARATMLEWVDDALVRELGVDHEALTTSR; this comes from the coding sequence GTGGCCAGAGTCCGGATGAGCGTGGAGGAGCGGCGCGAGGACATCCTGCGCGTCGCCGTCGAGCAGATCGAGGCCCGCGGGGTGAGCAACGTGCGCATCGCGGACGTCGCCAAGGAGCTCGGCGTCAGCAACTCCCTGGTGCTCTACCACTTCTCCACCAAGGAACTTCTCGTCGCCGAGGCCTTCGCCCACGCCGCCGAGGGAGACCTCGCCAAGCTGCGCACCCTCCTCGGCAAGCCCCGCACCAGCGCCACGCGCCGGCTGCGCTCGGCGGTGCGCTGGTACGCGCCGACCGGCCAGGCCAAGGGCTGGCGGCTGTGGATCGAGGGCTGGGCGGCCGCGCTGCGCGAACCCGCGTTGCGGAAGGTCACCCACGACCTCGACCAGCAGTGGAAGGCCGCGATCGCCGAGGTCGTCGCGGAGGGCGTGGCCGCCGGCGAGTTCGTCTGCGACCGCCCGGACGAAGCGGCCGTGCGCCTGACCGCGCTGCTCGACGGCCTCGCCGTCCAGACCACCTCGTACCGGGGGCCGCTCGCCCGCGCCACGATGCTGGAGTGGGTGGACGACGCGCTCGTACGGGAACTCGGCGTCGACCACGAGGCCCTGACGACCTCTCGCTGA
- a CDS encoding flavin monoamine oxidase family protein: protein MERQSGKRLIESEVVVVGGGYAGLAAALRLHDHAVDFTLIEAADRVGGRVLTEVRPDGVTVDHGGQWVGPTQRHLVELAARFACPTFPTWEKGSHIEIWHDGARVPYTGAAPTDGPGIAEYVRVTEVLDELAQTVDTVRPWRTPRFAEWDARTAEAFFRSATDDPAARRRLALTVQGLWCAEPDEISFFHVLFYIAAAGGYEQLMETRDCAQDSRFVTGAAGPARAVADLLGERVRLGTRARAIEYDAHGVRVHTPDGVLRARRAIVALPPHAVRAVGFAPALPDSRDGWLAHSPMGRVAKIHAVYDTPFWRESGLSGVATLYDDGPVGVVFDNSPDDASHGVLVGFVYGDRLDGFAGLDEAARRSAVLACLVAVAGPRAGDPHGYTEKIWTQDPYARGGYEAYATPGGWSAHGEHGWREPTGPLHWAGTETASEWNGYIDGAVSSGYRAADEVLSALRAEGGR from the coding sequence ATGGAGAGACAGAGCGGGAAGCGTCTGATCGAATCCGAGGTCGTCGTCGTGGGCGGCGGGTACGCCGGGCTGGCCGCGGCGCTCCGACTCCACGACCACGCCGTCGACTTCACCCTCATCGAGGCTGCCGACCGGGTCGGCGGCCGGGTCCTGACCGAGGTCCGGCCGGACGGCGTGACGGTCGACCACGGCGGCCAGTGGGTCGGTCCCACCCAGCGGCACCTCGTCGAACTCGCCGCGCGATTCGCCTGCCCGACGTTCCCGACCTGGGAGAAGGGCAGCCACATCGAGATCTGGCACGACGGCGCCCGAGTCCCGTACACCGGTGCCGCGCCCACCGACGGCCCCGGCATCGCCGAGTACGTCCGGGTCACCGAGGTCCTCGACGAACTCGCCCAAACCGTCGATACTGTCCGGCCCTGGCGCACCCCGCGCTTCGCCGAATGGGACGCGCGCACGGCGGAGGCCTTCTTCCGCTCCGCGACCGACGACCCGGCCGCCCGGCGCAGGCTGGCACTCACCGTCCAGGGACTGTGGTGCGCGGAACCCGACGAGATCTCCTTCTTCCACGTGCTCTTCTACATCGCCGCGGCCGGCGGCTACGAGCAGTTGATGGAGACCCGCGACTGCGCCCAGGACAGCCGGTTCGTCACCGGTGCGGCCGGCCCCGCCCGGGCCGTCGCGGACCTGCTCGGGGAGCGCGTACGGCTCGGCACCCGGGCGCGGGCGATCGAGTACGACGCGCACGGCGTGCGCGTCCACACCCCGGACGGCGTGCTGCGCGCCCGCCGCGCGATCGTGGCCCTGCCCCCGCACGCCGTGCGGGCCGTGGGCTTCGCGCCGGCCCTGCCGGACAGCCGGGACGGGTGGCTGGCACACAGCCCCATGGGGCGCGTCGCCAAGATCCACGCGGTCTACGACACCCCGTTCTGGCGGGAGTCGGGACTGTCCGGCGTGGCGACGCTGTACGACGACGGACCCGTCGGCGTCGTGTTCGACAACTCCCCGGACGACGCCTCGCACGGCGTCCTGGTCGGCTTCGTGTACGGCGACCGGCTGGACGGTTTCGCCGGCCTGGACGAGGCCGCGCGGCGCAGCGCCGTGCTCGCCTGCCTCGTCGCCGTGGCCGGACCGCGGGCCGGGGACCCGCACGGCTACACGGAGAAGATCTGGACCCAGGACCCGTACGCCCGGGGCGGCTACGAGGCCTACGCGACCCCCGGGGGCTGGAGCGCCCACGGCGAACACGGCTGGCGGGAGCCGACCGGCCCGCTCCACTGGGCCGGCACCGAGACCGCGTCGGAGTGGAACGGCTACATCGACGGCGCCGTGTCGTCGGGCTACCGGGCGGCCGACGAGGTGCTGTCCGCCCTGCGCGCGGAGGGCGGGCGATGA
- a CDS encoding TetR family transcriptional regulator C-terminal domain-containing protein codes for MTTEGQVGEGTGTDARAVADRARLVVRSAAPSQREFAVRIGMDPTALSKALNGSRRLTDRELAAIARAGKVSLRYLRTGQGKSPAAPATPAATDVRRRADALDAEARRAQILEETARLIARRGFHRVRVADIARACGTSTGTIHYHFPTKGDALRAALHHYADRLHRRLEAEFQDADGPVEKLRRLIEVQLVSADDDHDEWSVWVQSWNEAILDPDLREGQRDSYARWRRTVLDLVHACQDEGLAADADPEALTSRFTALADGLAIQVLAGNGDMSVPRMRELLLDAFEPHLSLR; via the coding sequence ATGACGACGGAGGGCCAGGTGGGGGAGGGGACCGGGACGGATGCGCGGGCGGTGGCCGACCGGGCGCGTCTGGTGGTGCGGTCGGCGGCGCCGAGCCAGCGGGAGTTCGCCGTACGCATCGGCATGGACCCCACCGCGCTGTCCAAGGCCCTGAACGGCAGCCGTCGCCTCACCGACCGCGAACTCGCCGCCATCGCACGGGCCGGGAAGGTGTCCCTGCGGTACCTCCGTACCGGACAGGGCAAGTCTCCCGCCGCGCCCGCGACCCCGGCGGCGACCGACGTGCGCCGCCGCGCCGACGCCTTGGACGCGGAGGCGCGGCGCGCCCAGATCCTGGAGGAGACGGCCCGTCTCATCGCCCGCCGTGGGTTCCACCGCGTACGGGTCGCCGACATCGCCCGCGCCTGCGGAACCAGCACCGGCACGATCCACTACCACTTCCCGACCAAGGGCGACGCCCTGCGCGCGGCACTGCACCACTACGCCGACCGGCTGCACCGACGCCTGGAGGCCGAGTTCCAGGACGCCGACGGACCGGTCGAGAAGCTGCGCCGACTGATCGAGGTCCAGCTGGTCAGCGCGGACGACGACCACGACGAATGGTCGGTGTGGGTGCAGTCGTGGAACGAGGCGATCCTCGACCCCGACCTGCGGGAGGGCCAGCGCGACAGCTACGCGCGCTGGCGGCGCACCGTCCTCGATCTGGTGCATGCCTGCCAGGACGAGGGCCTCGCCGCCGACGCCGACCCGGAGGCGCTGACCAGCAGGTTCACCGCCCTCGCCGACGGCCTGGCGATCCAGGTGCTGGCCGGGAACGGCGACATGTCCGTGCCGCGGATGCGCGAACTGCTCCTCGACGCCTTCGAACCGCACCTCTCACTCCGCTGA